From the Bacillota bacterium genome, the window CGACCGTCGATGACCAGCAGGAGGATCGTTCCGTCCTGCCGCTGCCCGATGGCGGTGCGGGGGGCGATCCCCCAACCGCCATCGCCGCTGGTTATCTGCTTCTTTCCATCCACGATCAGAGGCGGCCCGAAGGATATCCCCTCGGCGATTCCCATCTGCTGCATCTCGCGCACCGTGTAGCTCCCGGCCACCAGCGCGCCTGATTTGGTCAACCCCACCAGCTTGACCGGTGCCGTCAGGTCCTTGCCGGCGATAAAGGAACCGTTGTGGATAATCACCCCCATCGGGAGTCTCCCGTTACCCGTGCCGTTGGGGTCTTCGAATCCGCCGGCGTTGACCGCAGCCGCGGCCTGGTGGGCCTCCGCGATCTGGCTCACCGTCTGACCCTGTTCGCCCAGGCTCTGGGCCACCCCGACCCTGACCCTGGCGGGGTCGCGGATCTCCAGGAGGTATCCGGTATAGCGGGCGCTGGTGATCTTGCTCAGGGCGAGGTCACGGCTGTGATTGTTGACGAACTCGCCGAGCCTTCCGCGACTGGATCCGCCGCCCTCCAGCGTGGCGATCAGTTGGTTGTACTCCGCCCCGCTCATGAAATGTCGCAGCAGCCCCCGGTGCATGGAGGTGGCGACCGCTCCCACCGCGGCGTTTCGCACGTTGGGAAAGGGGCCGTGGAGGGTCACCAGGGGGAAGGTCAGGACTAACAGGACCAGGTTGATCGCCACGAATCGAGTTACATTGAGGGCCACAGCTTTTGCCGACATGACCCCGCCTCCATAAATGTGTCGAGATGGGCTGGTTCAGCTTGATAGTTTCTGAGTTGAGCCCAAGAAGTCGGCCATTGCCAGAAGGACGACGGCGACGGGGACCCCGGCGGGGTGAATGGCCAGAAGTCGTTCGACGAAGCCAGTAATGGTCGTAATTGGCCAGTCCCTCGCGGACCGGGCTCCGGTCAAAGCGACCAAAGCGAAGACTGATCAAAGCCCGAGTTCAAGTACGTCCAGATTCTACACCGGGGAGATTAGAAGGACCTTAGAACGAGGGAAATAATTCTTAATCGGCGAGGGAGGTCGGCTCGGTCGAAATCGGGCCAGAGAGAGGCATGGTCTTGATATAGCGGATCGACCGCTCCACCTTGCCCTTGGTCTGGGTCCTGTACGGCCAGCAGACCGTGGGGGTGAAGCCGGTGAGGCGGGCGAAGTCCAGGAGGCCCTGGTTCCATTCCGGCTGCCCGTTCTCGTCACGACGGACAACTGCCGTCTTCATGTTGTCATACATGAGCTTCCTCGGAATGCCCCCCAAGGAAGCCGAACGGGTTCTGGGGGCACCTGATCAGCGTCCCGAGGTCCTGATGCTCGATGAACTCAAGGTACATGAGCCTGGAGAAAGAGAGGACCATTGAAAAGACCTGCTCCCCCGGAGCGGTCTCGTAGCGCATTGTCGCTTTCGACGGAACGGCCGGACGGAAGGGTTTCAGGAAGTCCTTCAGAATCGTTATCTTACCGGCAGACCCTTGGGTGGCGACCTCCCGCTGGAGACGGGCGGAGTTGGACCGTTGCCCGACTCCATCCGGCGCAACCACTTGCGGACCGTGTTTCGGGAGTAACCGGTGGCCCTCGCCACCTCCCGCACGCCCATCCCTTGCTTCTTCAAGTCCAACAGATCCAAGATGTCCCACCTCCGTAGCATTCTCTGAAGCACCTCCGACTTGGCGAAGTCCAGCCTCTTTCATTAGCGATAGGCTCTTGGGCGTTCCAATAGTCTTGGCGCCATTCAAGGAGAAAGGCGAAGAGGTCGGGATTATGATCACTGGCAAGCGGAGAAAAGGCAAACCACGAGCGGGGGCCAAGACCTATAGTTCCAAAGCGCCGCTGTCCCCTGGCCAAGGAGGATCGACATGAGGCAACCGACCGCTTCCCGGGCCGGCCCTGTCGGTCTTCGGGACCGCCATCACCAATGTGGCCATCCCCTGGCTCACCCTCGACCTCACGGGTTCGGCGGCCCACGCCGGCCTGATGGCGGCGGCGGGCTTCGTTCCGTATCTCTTGCTGATCCTGCCGTCGGGCGTCTGGGTCGATCGCCTTGACCGGCGCAAGCTGATGGTCTGGGCCGACCTTGCCCGGGCCGCTCTCATCGGCTCGATTCCTCTGGCGGGCCTTGTTGGTAGGTTGGCCATATCACAGTTGTACATGGTCCAGATAGGCATCGCCGCCTGCTCGGCCCTCTTCGACATGGGGTACAACGCCTGCCTGCCGAACCTGGTCCACCGGGAACAGCTGCAGGCTGCCAACAGCAGGCTCCAAGCCACCGATGCGGTCGCCGGCATCGCCGGGCCGGCTCT encodes:
- a CDS encoding phosphodiester glycosidase family protein, with product MSAKAVALNVTRFVAINLVLLVLTFPLVTLHGPFPNVRNAAVGAVATSMHRGLLRHFMSGAEYNQLIATLEGGGSSRGRLGEFVNNHSRDLALSKITSARYTGYLLEIRDPARVRVGVAQSLGEQGQTVSQIAEAHQAAAAVNAGGFEDPNGTGNGRLPMGVIIHNGSFIAGKDLTAPVKLVGLTKSGALVAGSYTVREMQQMGIAEGISFGPPLIVDGKKQITSGDGGWGIAPRTAIGQRQDGTILLLVIDGRQPEYSLGATLRDVQNVLFENGAYVAANLDGGSSTTLFYQGKVVNRPCDLLGERSIPTALIVK